The Thermoproteota archaeon genome has a window encoding:
- a CDS encoding ribbon-helix-helix domain-containing protein, which yields MSQQVSLQVDKELIDAIDALVSEGMFKSRSEAIKAALMGFIRTKNAERVRAVYEEFISEAVSSFRR from the coding sequence ATGAGCCAGCAGGTATCGCTGCAGGTTGACAAGGAACTCATCGATGCCATCGATGCCCTCGTGTCGGAAGGTATGTTTAAGAGCAGATCCGAGGCCATTAAGGCGGCCCTTATGGGATTCATAAGGACGAAGAATGCCGAGAGAGTGAGAGCGGTATATGAAGAGTTCATATCGGAAGCTGTATCCAGCTTCAGAAGGTGA